One Streptosporangium sp. NBC_01495 DNA window includes the following coding sequences:
- a CDS encoding Na+/H+ antiporter has product MDESTVLQMLAVSVVGIAVAAVARRKGWPAPLLLVLAGAVLSPFVPVYELDPQLVLLVFLPPLLYSAAIDSSYLRLKDFRRPVALLSVGLVLFTTLVIGWVTHLLLPQLPLAAAFALGAIVAPPDAVAAVAVARRLGLPRKVVTILVGESLFNDATALTAYRVAIAAAVGQGITWQDAALDFARSAAGGVVMGLALAWVLAWVLVRLRDALVENTVMLLTPFAVYLAAESLHVSGVIVVVIVGLYIGHRMPRAGFGTRLLSDAVWRVLDFFLETIVFALIGLQMWPIMRGLEWGDGWKLAGMALAVFAAAVIARVVWVVPSIYLPRILSKKIRRTETHAPTWQNVTIVSWAGMRGVVSLAAAFAIPETFPGRDLLLFLTFSVVIGTLLVQGLTFPALIRRLKVSNERETYTDNLAEAAAQQAAATAALARLDELVADGVDELHREVVDQLRSRAERRTLTAWERLGGGTGPEGEETPSSVYRRLRREMLVVERDVFVGLRDERRIDDEVLRRVLHEIDFEEATLERD; this is encoded by the coding sequence GTGGACGAGTCGACGGTGCTGCAGATGCTGGCCGTGTCGGTCGTCGGGATCGCGGTGGCCGCGGTGGCCAGGCGCAAAGGCTGGCCGGCGCCGCTGCTGCTGGTGCTCGCCGGGGCGGTGCTGTCGCCGTTCGTTCCCGTGTACGAGCTCGACCCCCAGCTGGTCCTGCTGGTCTTCCTGCCCCCGCTGCTCTACTCGGCGGCGATCGACAGCTCCTACCTGAGACTCAAGGACTTCCGCAGGCCGGTCGCGCTGCTCTCGGTCGGCCTCGTGCTGTTCACCACGCTGGTCATCGGGTGGGTCACCCACCTGCTCCTGCCCCAGCTGCCGCTGGCCGCCGCGTTCGCGCTGGGCGCGATCGTGGCCCCGCCCGACGCGGTCGCCGCCGTCGCGGTGGCCCGCAGGCTCGGGCTGCCCCGCAAGGTGGTCACCATCCTGGTGGGGGAGAGCCTGTTCAACGACGCCACCGCGCTCACCGCCTACCGGGTGGCGATCGCGGCCGCGGTCGGGCAGGGCATCACCTGGCAGGACGCGGCCCTCGACTTCGCCCGGTCCGCGGCGGGCGGCGTGGTGATGGGCCTCGCGCTCGCCTGGGTCCTGGCCTGGGTGCTGGTCCGGCTGCGCGACGCGCTCGTCGAGAACACCGTCATGCTGCTCACCCCGTTCGCCGTCTACCTGGCGGCCGAGAGCCTGCACGTCTCCGGGGTGATCGTCGTGGTGATCGTCGGCCTCTACATCGGCCACCGCATGCCCAGGGCGGGCTTCGGCACCCGGCTGCTGTCCGACGCGGTCTGGCGGGTCCTCGACTTCTTCCTGGAGACGATCGTCTTCGCGCTGATCGGCCTGCAGATGTGGCCGATCATGAGGGGGCTGGAGTGGGGCGACGGGTGGAAACTCGCCGGGATGGCGCTGGCCGTCTTCGCCGCCGCGGTGATCGCCAGGGTGGTCTGGGTCGTGCCGAGCATCTACCTGCCCCGGATCCTGTCCAAGAAGATCCGCAGGACCGAGACCCACGCGCCGACCTGGCAGAACGTGACCATCGTGAGCTGGGCGGGCATGCGCGGCGTGGTCTCCCTGGCCGCGGCCTTCGCCATCCCGGAGACCTTCCCCGGCCGCGACCTGCTCCTCTTCCTCACCTTCTCGGTGGTGATCGGCACCCTCCTCGTCCAGGGCCTGACGTTCCCGGCGCTGATCCGCAGGCTGAAGGTCTCCAACGAGCGGGAGACCTACACCGACAACCTGGCGGAGGCGGCCGCGCAGCAGGCGGCCGCCACGGCCGCGCTGGCCCGGCTGGACGAGCTGGTGGCGGACGGCGTCGACGAGCTTCACCGGGAGGTCGTCGACCAGCTCAGGTCCCGCGCCGAGCGCCGTACCCTCACCGCCTGGGAGCGCCTGGGCGGTGGCACGGGGCCGGAGGGGGAGGAGACGCCCAGCAGCGTCTACCGGCGGCTCCGCCGGGAGATGCTGGTGGTCGAGCGCGACGTCTTCGTCGGCCTTCGCGACGAGCGGCGCATCGACGACGAGGTGCTCCGCCGGGTCCTCCACGAGATCGACTTCGAAGAGGCCACCCTGGAGCGCGACTAA
- a CDS encoding transglycosylase SLT domain-containing protein has product MNSYRVLRNTVVTVLAASTMVGPTTTGQAESTSETSRKGTARTVHRLTWVTQVKPRVKAVARTAKGRNKTIAYRLVSRRAWPHSQFRCLDSLWTRESNWNHRAYNRSSGAYGIPQALPGSKMGGSGRDWRYNPSTQIHWGLKYIKSRYGSPCGAWGHFRSSNWY; this is encoded by the coding sequence GTGAACAGCTACCGCGTTCTGCGCAACACCGTCGTGACCGTTCTGGCCGCCTCGACAATGGTCGGCCCGACGACGACGGGACAGGCTGAGAGCACCTCTGAGACGTCCAGGAAAGGGACGGCGAGGACGGTGCACCGCCTCACCTGGGTCACCCAGGTGAAGCCAAGGGTGAAAGCGGTCGCGAGGACCGCCAAGGGCAGGAACAAGACGATCGCCTATCGTCTCGTGTCCCGCCGAGCGTGGCCGCACAGCCAGTTCCGCTGCCTGGACAGTCTCTGGACCAGGGAGAGCAACTGGAACCATCGCGCGTACAACCGTTCATCGGGTGCGTACGGCATCCCGCAGGCGCTGCCCGGCTCGAAGATGGGCGGCAGCGGCAGGGACTGGCGCTACAACCCGAGCACACAGATCCACTGGGGTCTGAAATACATCAAGAGCCGCTACGGGTCACCGTGCGGCGCGTGGGGTCACTTCCGGTCGAGCAACTGGTACTGA
- a CDS encoding YidH family protein, whose protein sequence is MNSPDHEPDPRFTLANERTYLTWLSTSLALSAGGVAMAAVSADVFVPWMRTLLAVVLVSLSALAAAMAYPRWRRVQRALRSSAPLPPPALAPLFGYGVAAVAVLALILILLSR, encoded by the coding sequence ATGAACTCTCCGGACCACGAGCCGGATCCCCGGTTCACCCTTGCCAACGAACGCACGTATCTGACCTGGCTGAGTACGTCGCTCGCACTGAGCGCGGGCGGCGTGGCCATGGCCGCCGTCTCCGCCGACGTCTTCGTCCCGTGGATGCGCACCCTGCTCGCGGTGGTCCTGGTGTCGCTGTCCGCCCTGGCGGCCGCGATGGCCTACCCCCGCTGGCGCCGCGTCCAGCGCGCCCTGCGCAGCTCCGCCCCGCTCCCGCCCCCGGCCCTCGCGCCCCTGTTCGGGTACGGTGTGGCGGCGGTCGCCGTGCTCGCCCTGATCCTCATTCTGCTGTCCCGGTGA
- a CDS encoding ATP-dependent DNA helicase, protein MPTDSIAPSEDVSSKVDIPPVEDLLSTAVEAVGGVERPGQITMVRAVQHAIESGDHLAVQAGTGTGKSLAYLIPSIRHAMTSKGAVVVSTATIALQRQLVDRDLPRLAKALAPQLPHEPAFAILKGRRNYLCRYKASAGWPDEEQDQLFDPREVNATGRMVQRIQEWANETETGDRDELVPGVNEQAWRQFSVSARECLGAARCPSGTECFAELARARAGESDVVVTNHALLAIDAMEDFPLLPEHEVVVVDEAHELVDRVTSVVSGELSETMITVAARRVGKLIEQHLADRLMEAGEDLKALLAAAPAGRLDELPQVLGMTLALVRDAAWACITALGPRNGDKDDPEGAGLRRAAFTSLDEVHDTAQRMLDAFGHAEEVDRAEVVWLEEGTDRRPPLLRVAPLTVAGMLRDKLFGDRTVILTSATLALGGAFDGLARQWGLGGGKGAAEDEAAGEEGKKQGKGRAGWVGIDVGSPFDHPRSGILYVAKHLPQPGRDGLPEAYLEEITELIEAAGGRTLGLFSSMRAAKAATEALRDRLSVPLLCQGDDSTMLLVKQFAEDEPTCLFGTLSLWQGVDVPGPSLRLVIIDRIPFPRPDDPLSSARQRHVAAKGGNGFMSVAATHAALLLAQGAGRLLRSQHDKGVVAVLDPRLATARYAGFLRDSLPPFWPTNDPAKVRSALKRLSAS, encoded by the coding sequence GTGCCGACCGACTCCATCGCCCCATCCGAAGACGTCTCCTCAAAGGTGGATATTCCCCCGGTTGAGGATTTGCTGAGCACCGCCGTCGAGGCGGTGGGCGGGGTCGAGCGCCCCGGGCAGATCACCATGGTGAGGGCGGTGCAACACGCGATCGAGTCGGGCGACCACCTGGCCGTCCAGGCGGGCACCGGCACCGGGAAGTCACTCGCCTACCTGATCCCCTCGATCAGGCACGCGATGACCTCCAAGGGCGCCGTGGTCGTCTCCACCGCCACCATCGCGCTCCAGCGCCAGCTCGTCGACCGCGACCTGCCCCGCCTCGCCAAGGCCCTCGCCCCGCAGCTGCCGCACGAGCCGGCGTTCGCGATCCTCAAGGGCCGCCGCAACTACCTGTGCCGCTACAAGGCGAGCGCGGGATGGCCCGACGAGGAGCAGGATCAGCTCTTCGACCCCCGGGAGGTCAACGCGACGGGCCGGATGGTCCAGCGCATCCAGGAGTGGGCGAACGAGACCGAGACCGGCGACCGCGACGAGCTCGTCCCCGGCGTCAACGAGCAGGCCTGGCGCCAGTTCTCGGTCAGCGCCAGGGAGTGCCTGGGAGCCGCGCGCTGCCCGAGCGGCACGGAGTGCTTCGCCGAGCTGGCCCGTGCCCGCGCCGGCGAGTCCGACGTGGTCGTGACCAACCACGCGCTGCTCGCGATCGACGCGATGGAGGACTTCCCGCTCCTGCCCGAGCACGAGGTGGTCGTGGTCGACGAGGCCCACGAGCTCGTCGACCGCGTCACCTCGGTGGTCAGCGGCGAGCTGTCGGAGACCATGATCACGGTGGCCGCGCGGCGGGTCGGCAAGCTCATCGAGCAGCACCTCGCCGACCGGCTCATGGAGGCGGGCGAGGACCTCAAGGCCCTGCTCGCCGCCGCCCCCGCCGGGCGCCTCGACGAGCTCCCCCAGGTGCTCGGGATGACGCTCGCCCTGGTCCGCGACGCGGCGTGGGCGTGCATCACCGCCCTCGGCCCGCGCAACGGCGACAAGGACGACCCGGAGGGCGCGGGGCTGCGCAGGGCGGCCTTCACCTCGCTGGACGAGGTCCACGACACCGCGCAGCGCATGCTCGACGCCTTCGGCCACGCCGAGGAGGTCGACCGGGCCGAGGTGGTCTGGCTGGAGGAGGGCACCGACCGGCGCCCGCCCCTGCTGCGGGTGGCGCCGCTGACGGTGGCGGGCATGCTCCGCGACAAGCTCTTCGGCGACCGTACGGTCATCCTGACCTCGGCCACGCTCGCCCTGGGCGGCGCCTTCGACGGCCTGGCCCGCCAGTGGGGCCTGGGCGGCGGGAAGGGCGCCGCGGAGGACGAGGCGGCGGGGGAAGAGGGGAAGAAGCAGGGGAAGGGCCGGGCCGGTTGGGTCGGCATCGACGTCGGCTCCCCCTTCGACCACCCGCGCAGCGGCATCCTCTACGTCGCCAAGCACCTGCCCCAGCCGGGCCGCGACGGCCTGCCCGAGGCCTACCTGGAGGAGATCACCGAGCTGATCGAGGCCGCGGGAGGCCGCACCCTCGGCCTGTTCTCCTCGATGCGTGCCGCCAAGGCCGCCACCGAGGCCCTGCGCGACCGGCTGAGCGTGCCGCTGCTCTGCCAGGGTGACGACTCCACGATGCTGCTGGTCAAGCAGTTCGCGGAGGACGAGCCGACCTGCCTGTTCGGCACGCTGTCGCTCTGGCAGGGTGTCGACGTCCCCGGCCCCTCGCTGCGCCTGGTCATCATCGACCGCATCCCGTTCCCCCGCCCGGACGACCCGCTCAGCTCCGCCCGCCAGCGCCACGTCGCCGCCAAGGGCGGCAACGGGTTCATGTCGGTCGCCGCCACCCACGCCGCGCTGCTCCTGGCCCAGGGCGCGGGCCGCCTGCTGCGCAGCCAGCACGACAAGGGCGTGGTCGCGGTGCTCGACCCCCGGCTGGCGACGGCCCGCTACGCCGGGTTCCTGCGCGACTCCCTGCCGCCCTTCTGGCCCACCAACGACCCGGCGAAGGTGCGCAGCGCCCTCAAGCGCCTCAGCGCCTCCTGA
- a CDS encoding ubiquitin carboxyl-terminal hydrolase 14 — MKSCEHLAETQDPPARTPEGCEECLAIGGRWVHLRKCLSCGHIGCCDSSPGKHATAHFLQTADPVVASFEPGEDWRWCYVDNVMG, encoded by the coding sequence ATGAAGAGCTGTGAGCATCTCGCGGAGACCCAGGACCCGCCCGCGCGCACGCCCGAGGGGTGCGAGGAGTGCCTGGCGATAGGCGGCCGCTGGGTCCATCTGCGCAAGTGCCTGTCCTGCGGGCACATCGGCTGCTGCGACTCGTCGCCCGGCAAGCACGCCACCGCCCACTTCCTGCAGACCGCCGACCCGGTCGTCGCCTCGTTCGAACCGGGCGAGGACTGGCGATGGTGCTACGTGGACAACGTGATGGGTTAG
- a CDS encoding DUF202 domain-containing protein, giving the protein MNGPWDAGLQSERTRLAWVRTAAMLAVTSLAGAGVALRAGTPVPVIVPFVPAVFCAVLLLTHTGIRYRRAQEALHGSRPLDNRADALIAWIGTLAAVAGAIAFVLERFGR; this is encoded by the coding sequence GTGAACGGGCCCTGGGACGCGGGCCTGCAGAGCGAGCGGACCCGCCTCGCCTGGGTCCGCACCGCCGCCATGCTGGCCGTCACCAGCCTGGCCGGCGCGGGCGTCGCCCTGCGCGCCGGCACACCCGTGCCGGTCATCGTCCCCTTCGTCCCGGCCGTGTTCTGCGCCGTCCTGCTGCTGACCCACACGGGCATCCGCTACCGGCGCGCCCAGGAGGCCCTGCACGGGAGCCGCCCCCTCGACAACCGGGCCGACGCCCTCATCGCCTGGATCGGTACCCTCGCCGCCGTGGCCGGAGCCATCGCCTTCGTTCTGGAAAGGTTCGGAAGGTAA